A single region of the Novosphingobium sp. genome encodes:
- a CDS encoding aldose epimerase family protein, producing MAKIWRISVLGACALSLMPSGAAHASPTAVRVEAWGKTPQGATIRRYTMTNRQGASVSILNLGATIASLRVPDRDGRLEDVVLGYASAEDYLRNAAYYGATVGRYANRIIGSKLVIAGRQYPLSGTGGATLHGGSNGFHTRLWSVAPIRTSRGSALRFTLISPDGDEGFPGRLTATVTFAWDNSNRLTIDYRATTTRTTVVTMTQHSYFNLAGAGHGDVLGHRLRINADFYTPAGANNAPTGEVLKVAGTPFDFTTAKLLGKDIESTDPQVARGHGYDHNFVLRRSLVPGEVVEAACLVDPASGRMLTVSTSEPGLQLYTANGRASPRLMRDGRTYPAHGGVAMETEHYPDTPNLTHFPRVALRPGEVYASRTVWQFGVDGR from the coding sequence ATGGCGAAGATCTGGCGGATATCCGTCCTTGGCGCCTGTGCCCTGTCGCTGATGCCATCGGGCGCGGCGCATGCATCGCCGACCGCTGTCAGGGTGGAGGCGTGGGGAAAAACCCCTCAAGGCGCCACGATCCGCCGCTACACCATGACCAACCGGCAGGGAGCCAGCGTGTCGATCCTGAACCTCGGCGCGACGATTGCCTCTTTGCGTGTGCCCGATCGCGACGGCAGGCTTGAAGATGTCGTGCTGGGTTACGCCAGCGCGGAGGACTATCTGCGCAACGCTGCCTATTATGGCGCCACGGTGGGGCGCTATGCCAACCGGATCATCGGTTCGAAGCTGGTGATCGCCGGAAGGCAATACCCTTTGTCGGGCACCGGCGGCGCCACGCTGCATGGCGGCAGCAACGGCTTCCACACCAGACTGTGGAGTGTAGCGCCGATCAGGACCTCGCGCGGTTCGGCTCTGCGCTTCACACTGATCAGTCCCGATGGCGATGAAGGTTTTCCCGGCCGATTGACTGCCACCGTGACCTTCGCCTGGGATAACAGCAACCGGCTGACGATCGATTATCGTGCCACCACCACCCGAACCACGGTCGTCACCATGACCCAGCACAGCTATTTCAATCTGGCCGGCGCTGGCCATGGCGATGTTCTGGGCCATAGGCTGCGGATCAATGCCGATTTCTATACGCCGGCCGGGGCCAACAACGCGCCCACCGGCGAAGTGCTGAAGGTGGCGGGAACGCCCTTCGATTTCACCACCGCCAAACTGCTGGGCAAGGATATCGAGAGTACCGATCCTCAGGTGGCGCGTGGCCATGGCTATGACCATAATTTCGTCCTGAGGCGTTCTCTCGTGCCGGGTGAGGTGGTGGAGGCGGCGTGCCTCGTCGATCCGGCTTCGGGCCGGATGCTGACCGTGTCGACCAGCGAACCCGGACTGCAACTCTACACTGCCAATGGTCGCGCATCGCCTCGATTGATGCGCGATGGGCGGACCTATCCTGCCCATGGCGGTGTGGCGATGGAAACCGAGCACTATCCTGACACGCCCAATCTGACCCATTTCCCGAGGGTGGCGCTCAGGCCAGGGGAGGTCTACGCCAGCCGCACGGTGTGGCAGTTCGGCGTTGACGGGCGTTAG
- a CDS encoding thioesterase family protein encodes MNRDSVETRDRYKLYRPIQTRWSDNDVYGHVNNVVYYAWFDTAINGWLIEQQVLDIASSPVIGLVVETGCRYARSISYPEPVEAGLRVAHIGRSSVRYEVGLFTRNHDEAAAAGFFVHVYVDRETMRPVPLPDALRACLETIRSGAA; translated from the coding sequence ATGAACCGCGACTCTGTCGAGACACGCGATCGCTACAAATTGTATCGGCCGATCCAGACAAGGTGGTCGGACAATGATGTCTACGGTCATGTGAACAATGTCGTCTATTACGCCTGGTTCGACACCGCCATCAATGGATGGCTGATCGAACAGCAGGTTCTCGACATTGCGAGCAGCCCGGTGATCGGTCTGGTCGTCGAAACAGGGTGCCGGTATGCACGTTCCATCAGCTATCCCGAGCCGGTGGAGGCAGGCCTGCGTGTCGCGCATATCGGCCGTTCGAGTGTGCGCTATGAGGTGGGGCTGTTCACCCGGAACCATGACGAAGCCGCCGCCGCGGGCTTTTTCGTCCATGTCTATGTCGACCGGGAAACGATGCGCCCGGTGCCTCTGCCCGATGCTCTTCGCGCCTGTCTGGAGACGATCCGGAGTGGAGCCGCTTAA
- a CDS encoding alpha-glucuronidase family glycosyl hydrolase: MWSRLCCWLLACATLALAPTARAEDGYKLWLRYAPLQGAALQGAVSHAKAIMGPAQGPSALAAEAELQRGFSAMTGTAPQSTHSLTDGAIWLATPASSSTPLPVPLKDLGEEGYAIRTIQMQGKTVTLIAANRDIGLLYGAFHLLRLASSGADLAHLDITSSPRIKLRMLNHWDNLDGTVERGYAGASIWDWWHLPDFKDPRYTDYARANASIGINGTVLNNVNAKADSLTAPYIAKAAALADVFQPYGIKVYLSAKWSAPIEIGGLKTADPLDPQVAAWWAAKADEIYAAIPDFGGFLVKANSEGQPGPQDYHRTHADGANMLAAALKPHGGVVIWRAFVYAAGAQKDPRLDDRAKQAYDDFKPLDGKFADNVMVQVKNGAIDFQPREPFHPLFGAMPKTPLMMEFQITKEYIGQSTHLTYLGPLFEETLRADTGTGGTVADVIDGKLDHHTLTGIAGIANLGTDRNWSGSIFNQADWYAFGRLAWDPQLSAQQIAQEWAAQTFSPDPRVVTPVTAMMAGSREAAVDYMTPLGLAHVMGTGHHYGPAPWISDLGRPEWNPVYYHRADAQGIGFDRTAKGSDAIVQYAPPVATRLSKLETTPEKEWLWFHHVSWDQKLASGDTLWDGLIHHYDHGVTYVAGMQQSWDSLRPLIDEERFAQTQTYLAIQHREAQWWRDASIAYFQSISHRPLPAGAAAPAHTLEWYKALRFPYAPGNPK; this comes from the coding sequence ATGTGGTCTCGGCTATGCTGCTGGCTGCTTGCCTGCGCCACTCTAGCCCTTGCCCCTACAGCAAGGGCTGAGGACGGTTACAAGCTCTGGCTGCGCTATGCACCCTTGCAAGGCGCGGCTTTGCAAGGTGCCGTATCCCACGCCAAAGCCATCATGGGTCCGGCCCAAGGCCCCAGCGCACTGGCCGCCGAGGCCGAATTGCAGCGCGGTTTCTCCGCCATGACAGGCACCGCGCCTCAATCCACACATAGCCTCACCGATGGCGCGATCTGGCTGGCAACACCGGCCTCCTCCTCCACCCCGCTGCCGGTCCCGCTCAAGGATCTGGGCGAGGAAGGCTATGCGATTCGCACCATCCAGATGCAGGGCAAGACCGTCACGCTGATCGCCGCCAACCGCGACATCGGCCTGCTCTACGGCGCCTTCCATCTGCTGCGGCTGGCCTCGTCCGGCGCCGATCTGGCCCATCTCGACATCACCAGCAGCCCGCGCATCAAGCTGCGCATGCTCAACCATTGGGACAATCTCGATGGCACGGTCGAGCGCGGCTATGCCGGCGCCTCGATCTGGGACTGGTGGCACCTGCCCGACTTCAAGGACCCGCGCTACACCGATTACGCTCGCGCCAATGCCTCGATCGGCATCAACGGCACGGTGCTCAACAATGTAAACGCCAAGGCCGACAGCCTGACCGCGCCCTATATCGCCAAGGCCGCCGCGCTGGCTGACGTCTTCCAGCCCTATGGCATCAAGGTCTATCTCTCGGCCAAATGGAGCGCGCCCATCGAGATCGGCGGCCTGAAAACCGCCGACCCGCTCGACCCGCAGGTCGCCGCATGGTGGGCCGCCAAGGCCGATGAAATCTACGCCGCCATCCCCGATTTCGGCGGCTTTCTGGTCAAGGCCAACAGCGAGGGCCAGCCCGGCCCTCAGGACTATCACCGCACCCATGCCGATGGCGCCAATATGCTGGCCGCCGCGCTCAAACCCCACGGCGGCGTGGTGATCTGGCGCGCCTTCGTCTATGCGGCGGGTGCTCAGAAGGACCCGCGCCTGGATGATCGCGCCAAGCAGGCCTATGACGACTTCAAGCCGCTCGACGGCAAGTTCGCCGACAATGTGATGGTGCAGGTGAAGAACGGCGCCATCGATTTCCAGCCGCGCGAGCCTTTTCACCCGCTGTTCGGCGCCATGCCCAAGACGCCGCTGATGATGGAATTCCAGATCACCAAGGAATACATCGGCCAATCCACCCACCTCACCTATCTGGGGCCACTGTTCGAGGAAACGCTGCGCGCCGACACCGGCACGGGAGGCACGGTTGCCGACGTGATCGACGGCAAGCTGGACCATCACACGCTGACCGGCATTGCGGGCATTGCCAACCTCGGCACGGACCGCAACTGGTCGGGCTCCATCTTCAACCAGGCCGACTGGTATGCCTTCGGGCGGCTTGCATGGGATCCGCAGCTTTCCGCGCAGCAAATCGCGCAGGAATGGGCGGCACAGACCTTCTCGCCCGATCCGCGTGTGGTCACGCCCGTCACAGCGATGATGGCGGGATCGCGCGAGGCGGCGGTGGATTACATGACCCCGCTCGGTCTGGCCCATGTGATGGGCACCGGCCATCATTACGGCCCCGCGCCATGGATCTCCGACCTGGGTCGCCCGGAATGGAACCCGGTCTATTACCATCGCGCGGATGCTCAGGGCATCGGCTTTGACCGCACCGCCAAGGGCAGCGATGCCATCGTGCAATATGCTCCGCCTGTGGCCACGCGCCTGTCGAAGCTGGAGACCACGCCGGAGAAGGAATGGCTGTGGTTCCACCATGTGAGTTGGGACCAGAAGCTGGCCTCGGGCGACACGCTGTGGGATGGGCTGATCCATCATTACGACCATGGCGTGACCTATGTCGCGGGCATGCAGCAAAGCTGGGACAGCCTGCGTCCGCTGATCGATGAAGAGCGTTTTGCCCAGACGCAGACCTATCTCGCCATCCAGCACCGCGAGGCGCAATGGTGGCGCGACGCCAGCATCGCCTATTTCCAGTCGATCAGCCACCGCCCCCTGCCCGCTGGCGCCGCCGCGCCCGCTCACACGCTGGAGTGGTACAAGGCGCTGCGCTTTCCCTATGCGCCAGGGAACCCGAAATAA